From Camelina sativa cultivar DH55 chromosome 20, Cs, whole genome shotgun sequence, the proteins below share one genomic window:
- the LOC104770891 gene encoding glutamate receptor 1.3-like, which translates to MEKLCIQKPILLSFLLVLLLFFISGSFASTQNDEVDGRFRSGHGQVPVRVGLVLDLGSVEGKIVKSSVSLALSDFYATHNGYKTRISLSFRNSHGEPLLALASAVDLLKTEGVEGIIGGNSLLEAKLLGELGEKARVPVVSLNSPVSLSLSKYSHLIQATHDSASEAKGITSFINGFDWNSVALVYEDDDDWRESVQLMVEHFHENNVRVQSKVGFTVFSSEDFVMDRLQKLKDLGTTVFIVHLSEVIATHVFPCAGRLGLMGDGFAWILTAKSMNSFHESIDDFAKEAMEGVVGFKSYIPMTKELQNFTMRLKNSLPVEEADIARLSISAVWAHDIAWGLASALEVTRMSNVSPTLLEAITETRFKGLSGDFQLNDKKLLSDKFEIVNMIGSGERRIGFWNSNGSFSNRRHLSSTHNKLETIIWPGGSAQTPNGSSLRDSDRKKLRVLVTSSNRFPRLMKVETDPVTNELIVEGFCIEVFRASISPFNYEIEYIPWLNGSNYDNLAYALHSQKDKYDAAVGDITITSNRSMYVDFTLPFTEMGLGIVAPKERSMWVFFQPLTPDLWITSAAFFVLTGIIVWLIERSENKEFQGSWSKQIGVALWFGFSTLVYAHRERLKHNLSRFVVTVWVFAVLILTASYTATLTSMMTVQQIRFNSNEDYVGHLSGSLIANVALTSSSLRAMRSLGLNSAADYAQALLNRTVSFVVDELPYLQVLLGENPTHFLMVKTQSTTNGFGFMFQKGFELVPNVSREIIKLRTSEKLNEMEKTWFDKQLPYTSDDTSNPITLYRFRGLFMITGVSFAFALAALVVLWLRDKREVLVNSVKLFLSRQIINFRLHFTRTIHHSPLDDHHIGENAVPMAQHVNNRNSELVG; encoded by the exons ATGGAGAAATTATGTATTCAAAAACCAATCTTGCTAtcgtttcttcttgttttgcttctcttcttcatctccggCTCTTTTGCTTCTACTCAAAACGACGAGGTTGATGGACGTTTCAGGTCGGGGCATGGACAGGTTCCAGTCCGGGTCGGGttggttttggatttgggtTCCGTGGAAGGCAAGATAGTGAAAAGCTCTGTTTCCTTGGCGCTTTCCGATTTCTACGCTACTCACAATGGTTACAAAACAAGAATCTCTCTTTCATTCAGAAACTCTCATGGAGAGCCTCTTCTTGCTCTTGCTTCTG CTGTAGATCTGCTGAAAACCGAAGGAGTAGAAGGGATTATTGGCGGGAACTCGTTGCTAGAAGCTAAGCTTTTAGGGGAACTTGGAGAGAAAGCTAGGGTTCCTGTGGTTTCACTTAACTCTCCGGTTTCATTGTCATTGAGCAAATACAGTCACTTGATCCAAGCCACACATGATTCTGCCTCTGAGGCAAAGGGGATTACATCTTTTATTAATGGGTTTGATTGGAACAGCGTTGCTCTTGTTtatgaagatgacgatgattGGAGAGAGAGTGTGCAACTTATGGTGGAGCATTTTCATGAGAACAACGTTCGTGTACAGTCCAAGGTTGGTTTTACTGTCTTTTCAAGTGAGGATTTTGTGATGGATAGGTTACAGAAGCTGAAGGACTTGGGAACTACTGTCTTTATTGTTCACTTGTCTGAAGTTATAGCAACTCATGTCTTCCCATGTGCTGGGAGACTAGGGTTGATGGGTGATGGGTTTGCTTGGATACTCACTGCAAAAAGCATGAACAGTTTCCATGAGTCCATTGATGATTTTGCAAAGGAGGCAATGGAAGGTGTGGTTGGTTTCAAATCTTACATCCCAATGACAAAAGAGCTTCAAAATTTTACTATGAGATTGAAAAACTCACTGCCTGTTGAAGAAGCGGACATCGCTCGGTTGAGTATCTCTGCCGTATGGGCTCATGATATCGCTTGGGGTCTGGCGAGTGCATTGGAAGTAACAAGAATGTCAAATGTGTCACCAACTCTCCTTGAGGCAATCACAGAGACTAGGTTTAAGGGTTTGAGTGGTGACTTTCAATTGAATGATAAGAAGTTGTTGTCAGACAAGTTTGAGATTGTGAATATGATAGGATCAGGTGAGAGAAGGATAGGATTCTGGAATTCCAACGGTAGTTTTAGCAATAGAAGACATTTATCTTCTACTCATAACAAGCTAGAGACCATAATTTGGCCTGGTGGGTCTGCTCAAACTCCGAACGGGAGTAGTCTAAGAGATAGCGATCGTAAAAAGCTGAGGGTGTTGGTTACATCTAGCAATAGATTCCCAAGACTGATGAAAGTGGAGACTGATCCAGTAACCAATGAATTAATTGTTGAAGGGTTCTGTATAGAAGTCTTTAGAGCTTCGATTAGTCCTTTCAACTATGAAATAGAGTACATACCTTGGCTTAATGGAAGTAACTACGACAATCTTGCATATGCACTTCATAGTCAg AAAGACAAATATGATGCTGCCGTGGGAGATATTACAATCACTTCGAACAGATCGATGTATGTAGATTTTACGTTGCCATTCACAGAAATGGGTCTTGGTATTGTAGCACCAAAGGAGAGGAGTATGTGGGTGTTCTTCCAACCTTTAACACCAGATCTTTGGATAACAAGTGCAGCTTTCTTTGTCTTGACCGGCATTATAGTTTGGTTGATAGAAAGATCTGAGAACAAGGAGTTCCAAGGATCTTGGTCAAAACAGATTGGAGTTGCTCTTTGGTTTGGCTTCTCCACTCTTGTGTATGCTCACA GGGAGAGACTAAAACACAACTTATCAAGATTTGTAGTTACAGTTTGGGTATTTGCAGTGCTCATATTGACTGCAAGTTACACTGCGACGCTTACATCAATGATGACGGTGCAACAGATACGATTTAACTCTAATGAAGACTATGTGGGTCACCTTTCGGGTTCCCTCATAGCAAATGTGGCACTAACCAGTTCCAGCCTCCGAGCAATGAGATCACTTGGTCTCAATAGTGCTGCAGATTATGCTCAAGCATTGTTAAACAGAACTGTCTCGTTTGTTGTTGATGAGTTGCCATACCTTCAAGTTCTCCTTGGTGAGAATCCGACACATTTTCTCATGGTCAAGACACAATCTACCACCAACGGTTTCGGCTTT ATGTTTCAAAAGGGCTTTGAGTTGGTGCCTAATGTGTCCCGAGAAATAATAAAGCTAAGGACGAGCGAGAAGCTAAACGAGATGGAGAAAACATGGTTTGATAAACAACTTCCATACACAAGCGATGATACATCAAATCCGATAACCCTATACAGATTCCGCGGTTTGTTTATGATCACCGGAGTTTCATTTGCTTTCGCTCTTGCTGCACTTGTCGTTCTTTGGCTCCGCGACAAAAGGGAAGTTCTTGTGAATTCGGTTAAACTATTCCTCTCGCGACAAATTATCAATTTCAGGCTACACTTCACAAGAACTATCCATCATAGTCCTCTCGATGACCACCACATTGGCGAAAATGCGGTTCCAATGGCTCAACACGTAAATAATAGGAATTCTGAATTAGTAGGATAG
- the LOC104772539 gene encoding TPR repeat-containing protein ZIP4-like: MRIAEITTPDLRLHHRETESRTQHPLLSDIELLIQQSEAISKNQPLPQSLPISLRQSLTRLSQLAPFPDNSFKLTIWKLSFRLWNACVDLSNAASLQSSSTSAESIANLRHVAADMLFLAKDVNGVPSPTIKSSILYYRTGLVWHSLKKFDLASDCFERATEIVSKIDIAKISDAGEKKLFLDLNLARSQTAWEISDRNLAVTLLNRAKNLLFGSPEHYKSLSNQFLAFGKSSLAREDEDCSLNDALRLMNEALDLCEKGLGTAKTREDTMEFTTMRIKTLRFISAVHLQKGEFESVIKCVKVLRNGGNGSDVADQHASLPVLAMKAWLGLGRHSEAEKELRGMVGNKDIPEAVWVSAVEAYFEVVGTAGAETAKGVFLGLLGRCHVSAKAALRVAHRVLGESRGGDNGSRIRANVVAQLVSDERVVALFAGEAVTKERKAIHSVLWNSASDHFRVKDYEISAEMYEKSMLYIPHDIENRVFRAKGFRVLCLCYLGLSQLDRALEYIDEAEKLEPNIACSFLKFKIYLQKKDHSCAIGQINAMTSCLDFSSDYLSLSAHEAISCQALPVAIASLSKFLSFHISGKTMPTTEVVVFRTLVTILTQDIGSETQALEFMLQAQSRSATIGAERFFGSGETGKREQNWFAVTCWNLGSRCGSAKKYELCGEFMRLASEFYGYLDTDESEENKMMICRSIILSVTAMNALEKQNKSALTETEVKLAGELLVRAGKIMSSSLSDGKDCIMEPEFIFMYTLIAYDIHGRLNNSAFQLLVVKTFAGSKSCNYNYLLQVGVFASQSPRSNPDVSTFALNECLSALIASASPDYPTLALIIRKLISISSVHKGDTEDEEAIQKMYKQAYRIMVGLKEGEYPTEEGKWLAMTAWN; this comes from the exons ATGCGAATCGCCGAGATCACCACGCCGGACCTCCGTCTGCATCATCGGGAAACCGAGTCGCGCACTCAACATCCTCTCCTCTCTGATATCGAGCTCTTGATCCAACAATCTGAAGCCATTTCCAAAAATCAGCCGCTTCCTCAATCTCTCCCTATTTCTCTCAGACAATCCCTAACTCGGCTGAGTCAACTCGCTCCTTTTCCGGATAACTCCTTCAAGCTCACCATATGGAAGCTCAGCTTTCGTCTCTGGAACGCTTGTGTTGACCTCTCTAACGCCGCCTCTCTCCAGTCCTCATCTACCTCCGCCGAGAGCATCGCGAATCTCAGACATGTCGCCGCCGATATGCTATTTCTCGCTAAGGATGTCAACGGAGTCCCATCTCCGACGATTAAGTCCTCTATCCTCTACTATCGGACTGGTCTAGTGTGGCATAGTCTCAAAAAGTTCGATCTCGCCTCCGATTGCTTCGAGAGAGCCACCGAAATCGTTTCCAAAATTGATATCGCGAAAATTTCCGATGCCGGTGAAAAGAAACTGTTTCTGGATCTAAATCTAGCGCGATCTCAAACTGCTTGGGAAATTTCTGATCGGAATTTAGCTGTAACGTTGCTTAATCGAGCGAAGAATCTGTTGTTTGGCTCACCGGAGCATTACAAATCGCTCTCAAATCAATTTCTCGCGTTTGGTAAAAGCTCCTTGGCCAGAGAGGACGAAGACTGCAGTCTAAACGATGCTCTCAGGCTCATGAATGAGGCGTTAGATCTTTGTGAGAAGGGGCTGGGTACAGCAAAAACTCGGGAAGACACAATGGAGTTCACTACCATGAGAATCAAAACTCTCCGTTTCATCTCAGCAGTGCACTTGCAAAAGGGAGAGTTCGAGAGTGTGATTAAATGTGTGAAAGTTCTCAGGAATGGAGGAAATGGTAGTGATGTAGCTGATCAACATGCTTCATTACCTGTGTTGGCGATGAAAGCTTGGTTAGGGCTTGGGAGGCATAGTGAGGCAGAGAAGGAGCTGAGAGGTATGGTGGGAAACAAAGACATTCCAGAGGCAGTGTGGGTATCTGCTGTGGAAGCATATTTTGAGGTTGTGGGGACTGCTGGAGCAGAAACTGCGAAGGGTGTGTTCTTAGGTCTACTGGGAAGGTGTCATGTTAGTGCAAAGGCAGCGCTTAGAGTGGCCCATCGGGTGCTTGGTGAGAGTAGAGGAGGTGATAATGGTTCGAGAATTAGGGCGAATGTTGTGGCTCAGCTCGTATCAGACGAGAGAGTTGTTGCTCTCTTTGCTGGTGAAGCAGTGACCAAGGAGAGGAAGGCAATACATTCTGTTCTCTGGAACAG TGCTTCAGATCATTTCCGTGTTAAAGATTATGAGATAAGTGCAGAGATGTATGAGAAATCAATGCTCTATATCCCACATGATATAGAAAATAGAGTTTTTAGAGCCAAAGGCTTCAGGGTTTTGTGTCTTTGCTACCTCGGGCTCTCTCAGCTAGATCGAGCTCTTGAATACATAGATGAAGCTGAAAAG CTTGAGCCTAATATTGCTTGCTCTTTTCTTAAG TTCAAGATCTACTTGCAAAAGAAGGATCACAGTTGTGCCATCGGTCAGATCAATGCAATGACGTCCTGCCTTGATTTTTCTTCAGATTATCTGTCCCTTTCAGCGCATGAAGCTATTTCTTGCCAAGCGCTTCCAGTTGCTATTGCTTCTCTTTCGAAGTTTCTCAGTTTCCATATCTCAGGAAAGACCATGCCAACCACAGAGGTCGTGGTCTTCCGTACCTTAGTCACTATACTGACCCAGGACATTGGCAGTGAAACACAAGCGCTTGAATTTATGTTGCAAGCTCAGAGCCGGTCAGCGACGATTGGGGCAGAACGTTTCTTTGGATCAGGAGAGACTGGAAAACGAGAACAGAATTGGTTTGCTGTGACTTGCTGGAATCTTGGGTCAAGATGTGGGAGTGCAAAGAAGTATGAGCTCTGTGGTGAATTCATGAGGCTGGCGTCGGAGTTTTACGGCTATTTGGATACTGATGAGtcggaagaaaacaaaatgatgaTTTGCCGGTCTATAATACTAAGTGTTACTGCTATGAATGCTTTAGAGAAGCAAAACAAGAGCGCACTGACTGAAACCGAAGTGAAACTCGCTGGAGAACTACTCGTGAGAGCTGGAAAG ATTATGTCTTCTTCGCTCTCAGATGGTAAAGATTGTATCATGGAGCCAGAATTTATCTTCATGTACACCTTAATTGCATATGACATACACGGAAGGCTCAACAATTCTGCATTCCAGCTACTTGTTGTAAAGACGTTTGCTGGTTCCAAGTCTTGCAACTATAACTATCTTCTCCAAGTTGGAGTTTTCGCCTCTCAAAGCCCACGGTCCAACCCGGACGTGTCAACGTTTGCTCTTAACGAATGCCTATCCGCTCTGATCGCATCTGCTTCACCAGATTACCCAACCCTAGCTCTCATAATCAGGAAGCTGATCTCCATATCCAGCGTCCACAAAGGTGATACAGAGGATGAAGAAGCGATCCAAAAGATGTACAAACAAGCATACAGAATCATGGTTGGTTTAAAAGAAGGGGAATACCCGACTGAAGAAGGGAAATGGCTCGCAATGACAGCTTGGAAC
- the LOC104770890 gene encoding glutamate receptor 1.2, whose product MERFCCIQNSVLLSFLLVLFFFIPNCFASSQNDDDDKRVRVGVGLVLDLRSVEGKIVRSSVSMALSDFYAIHNDYKTRVSLLVRDSHGEPLLGLASVVELLQTQGVEAIIGGNSLLEAKLMAELGEKARVPVISLNSPMSLSLSNYSHLIQVTHDSASEAMGMTAFINGFDWNSVALVYENHDDWRESMQPMVDRFHENNIRVKSKIGFTVSSSEDSLMDRLQKLKDLGTTVFVVHLSEVIATRLFPCVEKLGMMGDGFAWILTARSMSSLHESVDNFAKEAMEGVVGFKSYIPSSKELHNFTLRWRRSLPVEEVIEGEITRLSISGVWAHDIAWALASAAEVTRMPNISSTFLEAITESRFKGLSGDFQLNDKMLLSDKFEIVNMIGSGERRIGFWNSNGSFSNRRHLSSTHDKLETIIWPGGSAQSPKGSIRRESDRKKLRVLVTSSNRFPRLMKVDTDPVTHEITYVEGFCIDVFQASIAPFNYEVEYIRWRNGSNYDNLAYALHSQKDKYDAAVGDITITFNRSTYVDFTLPFTEMGLGIVAAKERSMWVFFEPLTPDLWITSAAFFVLTGIIVWLIERPENPEFQGSWPQQIGVVLWFGFSTLVYAHREKLKHNLSRFVVTVWVFAVLILVTSYTATLTSMMTVQQIRFNSNEDYVGHLSGSHIANAALTNSSLRAMRLLGLNTSEDYAQALLNKTVSYIVSELPYLKVVLGEYPAHFLMVKTQSTTNGFGFMFQKGSELVHTVSREIAKLRTSERLNEMERRWFDKQLPYTTDDTSNPITLYRFRGLFMITGVSFAIALAVLLILWLQERWEVLVNSANIFLSRRLRHFMIHFTRTIHPSPLDDPIGENAVQMAQRNRP is encoded by the exons ATGGAGAGATTTTGTTGTATTCAAAACTCTGTTCTGCTctcatttcttcttgttctgtttttcttcaTCCCCAACTGTTTTGCTTCGAGTCAAAACGACGATGATGATAAACGGGTTCGGGTCGGAGTCGGGTTGGTTTTGGATTTGCGTTCCGTGGAAGGGAAGATAGTGAGAAGCTCGGTTTCCATGGCGCTTTCCGATTTCTACGCTATTCATAATGATTACAAAACCAGAGTCTCTCTCTTAGTCAGAGATTCTCATGGAGAGCCTCTCCTTGGTCTTGCTTCTG TTGTAGAGTTGCTGCAAACACAAGGAGTGGAAGCCATAATTGGCGGGAACTCGTTGCTAGAAGCGAAGCTTATGGCGGAACTTGGAGAGAAAGCTAGGGTTCCTGTGATATCACTTAACTCTCCCATGTCATTGTCATTGAGCAATTACAGTCACTTGATTCAAGTCACACATGATTCTGCCTCAGAGGCTATGGGAATGACAGCTTTCATCAATGGGTTTGATTGGAACAGTGTTGCTCTTGTTTATGAAAATCATGATGATTGGAGAGAAAGTATGCAACCCATGGTGGACCGTTTCCATGAGAACAACATTCGTGTAAAGTCCAAGATTGGTTTTACTGTCTCTTCAAGTGAGGATTCTTTGATGGATCGGTTACAGAAGCTGAAGGACTTGGGAACTACTGTCTTTGTTGTTCATTTGTCTGAAGTTATTGCAACTCGTCTTTTCCCATGTGTTGAGAAATTAGGGATGATGGGTGACGGGTTTGCTTGGATTCTAACTGCCAGAAGCATGAGCAGTTTACATGAGTCCGTTGATAATTTCGCAAAGGAGGCAATGGAAGGTGTGGTTGGTTTCAAGTCTTATATACCATCGTCAAAAGAGCTTCACAACTTCACTTTGAGATGGAGGAGATCACTCCCTGTTGAAGAAGTTATTGAAGGTGAGATTACTCGGTTGAGTATCTCTGGCGTATGGGCTCACGATATCGCTTGGGCTCTGGCGAGTGCAGCTGAAGTTACAAGGATGCCAAATATATCATCAACTTTCCTTGAGGCAATCACAGAGAGTAGGTTTAAGGGTTTGAGTGGTGATTTCCAATTGAATGATAAGATGTTGTTGTCAGACAAGTTTGAGATTGTGAATATGATAGGATCAGGTGAGAGAAGGATAGGATTCTGGAATTCTAATGGTAGTTTCAGCAATAGAAGACATTTATCTTCTACTCATGACAAGCTGGAGACCATAATTTGGCCCGGTGGGTCGGCTCAAAGTCCAAAAGGTAGTATTCGAAGAGAGAGCGATAGAAAAAAGCTGAGGGTTCTTGTTACATCTAGCAATAGATTCCCAAGACTGATGAAGGTAGATACTGATCCAGTCACACATGAGATAACATATGTCGAAGGGTTCTGTATAGACGTCTTTCAGGCTTCCATTGCACCTTTCAACTATGAAGTGGAGTACATCCGTTGGCGCAATGGAAGTAACTATGACAATCTTGCATATGCACTTCATAGCCAG AAAGACAAATATGATGCTGCCGTGGGAGATATTACAATCACTTTTAATAGATCGACGTATGTTGATTTTACGTTGCCATTCACCGAAATGGGTCTTGGAATTGTAGCAGCAAAGGAGAGAAGTATGTGGGTGTTCTTCGAACCTCTAACACCAGACCTTTGGATAACAAGTGCAGCTTTCTTTGTCTTGACGGGTATTATAGTTTGGTTGATAGAAAGACCTGAGAACCCTGAGTTCCAAGGATCTTGGCCACAACAAATTGGAGTTGTGCTTTGGTTTGGATTCTCTACCCTTGTTTATGCTCATA GGGAGAAGCTAAAACACAACTTGTCAAGATTTGTAGTTACAGTCTGGGTATTTGCAGTGCTCATATTGGTTACAAGTTACACTGCAACATTGACATCAATGATGACGGTGCAACAGATACGATTTAACTCCAATGAAGACTATGTGGGTCACCTCTCGGGTTCCCACATCGCAAATGCGGCCCTCACCAATTCCAGCCTCCGAGCAATGAGATTATTGGGTCTCAATACTTCAGAAGATTATGCACAAGCCTTGTTGAACAAAACTGTCTCATATATTGTCAGCGAGTTGCCATACCTCAAAGTCGTCCTTGGCGAATATCCTGCACATTTTCTCATGGTCAAGACACAATCTACCACCAATGGTTTTGGCTTT ATGTTCCAGAAAGGCTCAGAGTTGGTGCATACTGTGTCCAGGGAGATCGCAAAGCTAAGGACGAGCGAGAGGCTAAACGAGATGGAGAGAAGATGGTTTGATAAACAACTTCCATACACAACCGATGATACATCAAATCCTATAACCCTTTATAGATTCCGCGGTTTGTTTATGATCACCGGAGTTTCATTCGCTATTGCCCTTGCAGTACTTCTCATTCTCTGGCTCCAAGAAAGATGGGAAGTTCTTGTGAACTCGGCCAATATATTCCTCTCACGACGACTTAGACATTTCATGATTCACTTCACAAGAACTATCCATCCTAGTCCCCTCGATGACCCCATTGGCGAAAATGCCGTTCAAATGGCTCAACGTAACAGACCGTAA